TAGGTTCCTGCCACTTTCCAGCCGCTTTTTTGCGAGGTTTCCACGGTGTAGTAGCGGCCTGTGGCGTCGTTCCTTGTGGTAAACGCCGTGCGCGGATCGCGGCTCACAACGTCGGTGGCCTCTTGCTTGATGTTGGCATAAATTAATTGCTGGTGGGGGTGGTAAACCATGCTGCTGCTGTTTAATATGAACACATATCCGTTTTCGCCCAGCGTAATGTTTACGCACAGGTCGCGGATTACGTTATAGTTTAGGTCAATCAGCAAAACGCCGGCAGGCGCGCCGTCTTTGTTTCTCACGGTTTTCGCCATGGAGATAACCCAGCGGTAATCGTCTTTGATGATATTCTGCACATAAGACGAGGTGATGGCATAGCCGCTGTCTGCGGCCTTCGCCTGCTGATACCACTGGGTTTCCTGATAGTTTGCATAGGGGTTTAGGGTTTGGTTTTCCTTGTCTAACACAACCCTGCCGTCGTCTGAAAACAAAATGATGCTGCTGATGTCGCTGCGCACGCTTAAAACCGCGTTCATGCGTTCCCGCACCTCTTGGCCGTTATCCGAACCGGACAAAAAGCGTTTTACGTCGGAATCGGCCGCTATGGTGTCGGAAATGTTGTCCATGTAGCTGATGTAGTTGTCCACCTGGTCAGACAGCATTCCCACCAGCTTTTGAGTGTAGGCTATGGTGTTGTTTTCCATAATGCGCAGGGTGAAATAATACGACAGCGAGAACACCGTCGCAGTGATGGTGAAAATTAAAATAATAAAGGAAATCAGAATTTTAAAGCGAATGCTTTTCGTGTATTTCATGTTTTTCATTTCTGTAGTCCTTCGGCGTCATGCCCGTATGTTTTTTGAAAATTACGCTGAAATAGTGGGGATCGGCATAGCCGCTCCTTTCGGCAATTTCATACAGCTTAAAATCGGTGGTGGAAAGCAGGCTTTTTGCCTTTTCAATCCGCAGATCTGTTAAATATTCCAAAAACGTTTTGTGATACTTTGCCTTAAACAGCGCGCTGAAATAGCTTTGGCTCACAGAGAGAAAGTCGCAAACGTCACTGAGGGACAAGTCCTGAGATGCAAAGTTTGCCCGGATATATTCCTCAGCCCGCTCCATTAACAGCCTGGAAAAGCCGCCCTTTGCACTGTTAATGCACGAAATGCACAGCTCGGTGAAGGCGAGGAGGGAAGCTTTTAACTCATCCGGGCCAACGCTGTCTGAAATTTCGGGAATAGAAAAGGTGCGCAGGTTGTCCGCGCAGGTTTCTGTCAGTTCCTCCACGGCTTCTGCCGCGTCTGCTGCCATGTCGTGAATATATACGTTAATGCGGGCATAAGACAGGTATTTTCGCCGCATGTGGTCCAGCATGGCGGAAACCACTTCTTTTGCTTCATTCCCCTGACCTTGGCGAATGGCTTTCACAAACTCGGCGTTGTAGCGCTTTGCATGGAACTCCGGCATAGACTCGCCCTTGCCCAGCCCCTCTGTGAAAATCACGCTGCCGTCTTCAATCATGGCATTTAAGGCAGCAATTTCCGCTGTTTTTTGAAACAGCGCGGGAAGGGCAGCCAAATCTTTTTCCTGGTCGCTGACGTAAACAGACAAGCTTACGCCTAAGGATAGGCTGGCCTCTCTTTGAATTTTATTTGCCATGCGTTCTGCTTTTGTGCCATCATTTAAAATGAGCACTGTGTTTTCAAACGCAAAGGCTGTGCCGTCTGCTCCCGAAATCTCTCCGGCCAACTGCGCCAGCGAAGCGTTAATATCCTTTGGGGTAACACTTTGTTTTGCCGCTGCTTTTGCCAGCCTGTCCACACAGAAAATAAGCACGCGATAGCCGTTTCTTTGCGGAGATATGCCAGCCTCGGCGGTTAAGGCCTCCGGCGGCAATTGGCCAGAAACCGCGGCCCTCAGCGCGTCTTCCCGCATAATCTGTTCCGAGCGGGTAAGCTTGTTTTCCATCTGTGTCAGCTTTTGCAGCTCCTCGGTTTCGCGGTCTAACTCCTGTTTAATGCGTGCCAATAGTTCCCGCAGAATTTTTGCCGAAATGGGTTTTAGCACATAGTCGTTTACTTTAAGAGCCACTGCGGCTTTTGCATATTCAAACTCGCTGTGGCCCGTTAAAAACACAATTTTTGTTTTGGGAAACCGTTCTTTTGCTTCCTCTGCCAGCGCAATACCGTCCATTACGGGCATGCGAATGTCGGTTATCACCAGTTCGGGGCGGTGTTTTTCCATAAGCGCAAGAGCCTCGCGGCCATTTTCGCACATGCCGCAAAGGGAAAAACCCGCAGCAGCAAAGTCCACGGTTTTGGCAATGCCTTCCCGCACGTTGGGCTCGTCTTCCGCTATAATCACGCGATACATGCCGGTTGCCCCCTTTCTTTTACAGGTGAGATTTTTTCTTCAGCTCGGCGTAAAAGCTTCTGCCCTCAAACAGCAAAAGCCCCGCCAATAAAACCGCGCTCAGCGCAATGCAGATGAACGTAGGGTAGACCACCCTGATGTTCCCCGTGAGGTAGAGCGCAATGGGCGCAAGACCAAGAAGAACGTCGGTGAACAAACTCAGGATATATTCCTTCGGCGGCACCTTCAGCACAAAGTTGGTGACAGAAACCGAAATCAGCGCAGCGGAGCACAAAATGGGCACCGCATAATCGAACGACCAATTGTGCCAGCCTGTGACATAGTCCCACAAGATGCTGAAAATGCAGAACACCAGCGTAAGATATGTGATGTGCTTTGAGATGTTGGTAAGCCGCCGGAATGCAATGGTTGTGATGATGAAAAAGCACACGGCGCCAAACGCCACAAAATGTGCCCACATGCCGCTTTGGGGAATCATCAAATTCACGGCGGCAGACAGCACGCAAACGGCGATGGTGGCGAATAAAATCAGTTTTTTAAGGATTTTAAACCGGCTTTGTTTTGCTGTTCCGATTTCGGGGAACATTTTTTCGCTTTCGCCTGTCACCTGCGCCTGGCACAGGGGGCAAACGTTCTGCGTGCCCCGGATCTGCACGTTACATTTACTGCAAAATTTCATTTATGGCAAGTCCTTTCTAATCGTCTTCAAAGTTGCTCACAATTGTGACGTCAATTCCCAAAGACGTCAGCTTTCTGAAAAAACGGCGCTCAATGTCCGTGCTCACAAAGGCAGAGGCGAAGCCAACGGTAAGCCTGTTTTCAAACGAACAGACGCAGGCCTGAATTTTGTCTGTGCTGTTATACACGTCGAACTGATGGATAAAGGGCGCAATTTCATCGGGCATGGAAACAACGCCTACGTTTGAAATGGTGGCCGTGGTGTCTTTGCCTGAAACCCGGTAGGCGAGCTTCAGTCCCTTGTCTTTTATCATCAGCGGGATGGGCTTTATAAAAATGTTGTGCTCAATGCGGGAAAACTGGTTTAGCTGGTTTAACAGATTTTCTTTGGTGAGCTGGCGTTTTAAATCCGCGTCTACCGCGCGGCAGACCTCCTCTAAGCCGGGATTTTTTTTATAAAAGTTATATTGCACGGAAACCAGGTTGAAAAAGTTCCGGGCTGAAACCGAGGGGAAAAATCTGCGCAAATTTACCGGCACGGCTAACGACACTGGCCTCCGTTTTGCACGCATGGGCAGCTCCTCAGCAATGGCCGTCATAAAACAGGCAGATAAAAAGGCAGTTACGGTAGCATGGTTTTGGTGGGCCGCGTCTAACACCTGATTTACGGGCATGCAGCCGCTCACAATCCGCATGCGGTCTTCAAAATACTGGGGCGATTTAATGGCACACCCCTTTTTTTGTTTTTGCTTTCGTTTATTTGCTTTTTCCTTGGTGTAATATTTTGAAAAGCTGTCGTCGCCCATCTGCGCGCGGGACGCATCGTAGTCAAACTCAGGCTCAGCCACTGCATATTTTTTTGAAACATATTTTATCACCAGCATCCGCAAAAAATGCATGGCGCCGGTGCCGTCGGTTAAGGCGTGAAACACCTCTAAATTAATGCGGCGGCTAAAATAGGTCACCTCAAACAAAAGCCCTTTGTAGCCGCTCTCATAAATTTTGGCACAGGGGAGCTTAAACTCCTTCCGCACTTTGGGGGAAAGGTCGGTGTCCTCAAAATAATACCAGAACCAGCCCCGCTTTAACACTGAGCGGAATACGGTGAATACCTTAATCGTGTCGTCTAATGCCTGCTGCAAAACGGTTTCGTCAACCTCCTCGTTCAGTTCGCAGGAGATACGGAACACCTGGGTGTTAAATTTTGCAATGGACGACGGGAAGATTTTTGCCGCGTTGTCCAGTTTACTCCAATTCGTATCCATTTATGTGTCATCCCTTTCAAGGGTATCCAGTTTTGTATCGTCGCAAGTTTCATTTAAAAACAGGTCAATCAGCCTGTGGCACTTTTTCACCTGCTCAAAGGTTGCAGGCAATGAGAAAAAGCCGTGCAGCGCGTCCTCAATCCGGAAGGTTTGCACCGGGGTTTTCGCCAGCCACAGCCTTCTGGCATATTCCTCACCCTCGTCGCGGAGGGGGTCGCACTCGGCGGTAATCAGCAGTACGGGGGGCAGGTTGGACAAATCTTCCGCCAAAAGCGGCGCAAAATAGGGATTGCTAAGATTTCGTTTATCCTGCACATATAAATCCATATACTCGCAGATGCGCTTTGCTGTCAGCAAAAAGCCCTCGCCGAATTTTTTCACCGACGCAAAGGGGGATGTTTCCGTGTGGTCGTGAAACGTTGCGGGATAGATTAAAATTTGCGCCCGAACCGGCGGACCGCCCCGGTCGCGCGCCATTTGGCAAACCACCGCGGCAATGTTCCCCCCAGCGCTGTCGCCAATAACAATGGGCTTGCCAAAGGCTTTTTCTACCTGGCACAGGGCGCTGTAGCTGTCGTTTACAGCGTAAGGAAACGCAAACTCCGGCGCTAAGCGATAGTCCAAAGCAATCACGCGGCTTTTGGTGCTTTCGGCCAAAGACGCGCAGGTGGCGGTGTAGCTGTCTACATCGCCAACCACCCAGCCGCCGCCGTGAAAAAACAGCAAAACTGCTTTCCGCGCCAAATTTTTGGGCGTGAAAATCCTGGCGGGAACATAGAACCCGTCTTCCGCCTGAAACGAGGTTTTTTCAATGGTGCAGGTAAGCGCAATGGGCGGGTGAATGAGCCGCTGGATTTTTCGGTTAATTTTATAGGTTTTACGAACGTCTAATTCGGGATATGACAGGGCGGCAAGTGCCGCTTTCGTCAGTTTGTTAATGGCCATTGCCTGCCGCCTCCAATCCGTATCGTTTTCTTTATTTTATCACAAAGACAGCGTGTTTACAAGGGAAAACGAAGGCTGATTTCAAAAATTTAACATTCGACAAAAGCCGCGGGCTTGTGCAGGAATACAAACGCCTGACAAAACAAAAAGCACACCGTGCATCAAAAAGTGTGCTTTTTTGCTTTGTTTATATAGCGGAGCTTTGTTTTCAAATTTAATTGTCAATTGGCTAATTTTATCACTGCTGTTTCAATTTGTTTACCATATGCTTTCGTTTCATAAATTAAACCATTTTTTGTTTTAATTGCGTTATAACTTTCTGTCCTGTAATCCTTATAACTGCTTTTATAAAAGCTCCGGAATAAGCTCACGGATATTTATGCTGCGCACGTCAGTCCTGTGTTTTGCACAGTGGCTGGCGGCAATGCCTGCCGCCTCGCCCATGGCGGCGCAGTTGGCGGTTACGCGAAAAGATGCCATTGCCTCATGGGTGCCGGATATGGTTCTGCCCGCAACCAGCAAATGGTGAATGTCCTTTGGAATGAGGCACCGGAACGGAATTTCATAAGGCTTTACGCTCCTTACGTCCTGCCCCAAATTGCTCTGGGTGTGAATATCAATGTTAAATGCCGCTTTCGTTATGCCATCGGGAAACGATGCGCCGGAAAGCAGGTCATTTGCCGTCAGCGTATATTCTCCCACAACCTGCACCGACTCCCGCACGCCCATCACCTGGGAAGAGCAGATAAGGTCT
This Congzhengia minquanensis DNA region includes the following protein-coding sequences:
- a CDS encoding alpha/beta hydrolase; translated protein: MAINKLTKAALAALSYPELDVRKTYKINRKIQRLIHPPIALTCTIEKTSFQAEDGFYVPARIFTPKNLARKAVLLFFHGGGWVVGDVDSYTATCASLAESTKSRVIALDYRLAPEFAFPYAVNDSYSALCQVEKAFGKPIVIGDSAGGNIAAVVCQMARDRGGPPVRAQILIYPATFHDHTETSPFASVKKFGEGFLLTAKRICEYMDLYVQDKRNLSNPYFAPLLAEDLSNLPPVLLITAECDPLRDEGEEYARRLWLAKTPVQTFRIEDALHGFFSLPATFEQVKKCHRLIDLFLNETCDDTKLDTLERDDT
- a CDS encoding response regulator, encoding MYRVIIAEDEPNVREGIAKTVDFAAAGFSLCGMCENGREALALMEKHRPELVITDIRMPVMDGIALAEEAKERFPKTKIVFLTGHSEFEYAKAAVALKVNDYVLKPISAKILRELLARIKQELDRETEELQKLTQMENKLTRSEQIMREDALRAAVSGQLPPEALTAEAGISPQRNGYRVLIFCVDRLAKAAAKQSVTPKDINASLAQLAGEISGADGTAFAFENTVLILNDGTKAERMANKIQREASLSLGVSLSVYVSDQEKDLAALPALFQKTAEIAALNAMIEDGSVIFTEGLGKGESMPEFHAKRYNAEFVKAIRQGQGNEAKEVVSAMLDHMRRKYLSYARINVYIHDMAADAAEAVEELTETCADNLRTFSIPEISDSVGPDELKASLLAFTELCISCINSAKGGFSRLLMERAEEYIRANFASQDLSLSDVCDFLSVSQSYFSALFKAKYHKTFLEYLTDLRIEKAKSLLSTTDFKLYEIAERSGYADPHYFSVIFKKHTGMTPKDYRNEKHEIHEKHSL
- a CDS encoding DUF6320 domain-containing protein, yielding MKFCSKCNVQIRGTQNVCPLCQAQVTGESEKMFPEIGTAKQSRFKILKKLILFATIAVCVLSAAVNLMIPQSGMWAHFVAFGAVCFFIITTIAFRRLTNISKHITYLTLVFCIFSILWDYVTGWHNWSFDYAVPILCSAALISVSVTNFVLKVPPKEYILSLFTDVLLGLAPIALYLTGNIRVVYPTFICIALSAVLLAGLLLFEGRSFYAELKKKSHL
- a CDS encoding phthiocerol/phthiodiolone dimycocerosyl transferase family protein, yielding MDTNWSKLDNAAKIFPSSIAKFNTQVFRISCELNEEVDETVLQQALDDTIKVFTVFRSVLKRGWFWYYFEDTDLSPKVRKEFKLPCAKIYESGYKGLLFEVTYFSRRINLEVFHALTDGTGAMHFLRMLVIKYVSKKYAVAEPEFDYDASRAQMGDDSFSKYYTKEKANKRKQKQKKGCAIKSPQYFEDRMRIVSGCMPVNQVLDAAHQNHATVTAFLSACFMTAIAEELPMRAKRRPVSLAVPVNLRRFFPSVSARNFFNLVSVQYNFYKKNPGLEEVCRAVDADLKRQLTKENLLNQLNQFSRIEHNIFIKPIPLMIKDKGLKLAYRVSGKDTTATISNVGVVSMPDEIAPFIHQFDVYNSTDKIQACVCSFENRLTVGFASAFVSTDIERRFFRKLTSLGIDVTIVSNFEDD